Below is a window of Mycolicibacterium rhodesiae NBB3 DNA.
CTCCGACTGGCCGCGCAAGCGCGACGAGTACGGCACATAGCTCCACGCCGTTCGTAGGCGTCGCCGAGACTATCCCCGGTCGCTAGAACTGCCCGCAGTTCGGTGTCGTCGGTAACCCATTGAAGCGGTCGGCAACCCACTGCATCGCCCGCTCGCCGTCCACCAGCATCGGCAGCGCGTGATTCACCACGAGCTTGTTCAGAAACGGCGGCTCTTCGTTCGTCCAGAACTGCACATCGGCTCCCTGTGCGCACCAGTCACGGCCCAGCTGCGCCGCCGGCCCGTATGGCACCAGCGGATCGAATCGGTTACTGAGGATCATCACCGGCGCGTTGGGTCTGTACTTGCCGATCTTCTGCATGTCGAAGAGGCTCGCGAACGGCTCCTCCTTGACCAACTGATTGATGTCTTCGTTGAAGTACGGCTGCAGGTGCCGAAACATGAACTTGGTGATCGTCTCCGCGACGCACTGATCCTGCACCTTGTACAAGAAGTCGGCTCCGCGCGGCGTCAGCTTCGACCGGATGGCCTGCTCGAATTCGGGGTAGGTGCTGATGACGGAGTTCAATGCGTATGCGACGGCCCCGACGAGCGCGCTGCCGTCCGCGTACGGAAAGAGCTCTTTCAGATCGGCAGGTGGCGCACCCGCGTAGGTCCCCACGACGTGAAGATCCGGCGCGTACGACGACGCCAGCTCGGCCGCTGCCGCCGCAGCCCCGCCGCCCTGCGAATAGCCCCAAAAGGCAACGGGGCCATGCGGATCCAGCGACGTACCCGGCAGCCGCATCGCCGCCCGGCCGGCATCGAGCATGGCGTCGGCCTGAGCCACCCGGTTCACGTAGGTGTGCAGTCCCGGCGTGCCAAGCCCCTGATAGTCGGTCATGACGATCGCGAACCCGCGCGCGACCATCGTCGAGACGAACAGTTCCTCGTAGTTGAACGCCAGGTCCAGCCACGGCGACCAGTGGATGCCCTGATTGAACTGACGCGACGGGGCGCACTGATCGCCCTGACCCTGAGTGCCTGGTCCGTAGACGATCAGCGGGCGCGGGCCCTTGCCGGGCCAGGCGTTGAAGGGCTCGAAATAGGTACCCGTCACCGCCATCGGGTTTCCGCGAGCGTCGGTGCTGCGGTACATGATTCGCGTCCCGTTGGCCATGATCATGCCCAGCTGACCCGACGGCTCCAATACCAACCGCGACGGTTCGGTACGGATCAGATCGCCCGGCTGTCCTGGCGGCAGCGGACTCGGAGGCTCGTAGAAGGCTTGGTACTCGTCCTCGTTGAAGTAGGGGTTGTGGTCGTCGATCGTCGGATCGTCGTCGGCGTGGGCAAGCGGCGCGAAGCACGCGGCCAGAGCAAGGACGACTGCGACAACGACCCCCCGAAGCACCCGTGGACCGTAACAGAATCGTGAGGGGCGCTAGGTTGTTGCGCCGAAGCGGCGACATGTGCGGCAACTGCGGGTTTCCTGTGCAAGGCCTTGGGAAGGAAGGCGACGGCGCCCGGAGCGCACCAGACTCGTACTGAGACCGCGCTAGTCCTGAATGCACGAGGAGTTCATCCGATGCTCACCGCACGCGCTACACGCCGTCTGGTGGTACCCGCACTCGCCGGCGCAGCGACATGCGCCGCACTGCTCGGCGTATCCCCCCTCGCGAACGCCGACAATGTTGGGCAGAATCCGCCGGGCTGCACCGCCGCCGACATGGAAGGTGTCCGGGCCGGCGTGGATGCGTCGACTTCGGCATATCTGTTCACCCATCCGGACCTGAACGGGTTCATGAACTCGCTGCAGCACCTGTCGCGGGCCCAGGCCGCCGAGCACATCACCGGCTACATGGAGACCCATCCGCAGGAGAACGCCGAGATGATCGGCATTCGCCAGCCGCTGACGGACATCAAGAACCACTGCGGATCGCTGGTCAGCCCCTAGTAACGCCACCACACGAAAAAGGCCCCTGGCGCAACGCGTGCCAGGGGCCTTTTCTCGTGAAGATCAGTAGCGGTAGTGCTCGGGCTTGTACGGGCCCTCGACGTCGACGCCGATGTACTCCGCCTGCTCCTTGGTGAGCTTGGTCAGCGTGCCACCGAGAGCCTCGACGTGGATGCGCGCGACCTTCTCGTCGAGATGCTTGGCGAGGCGGTAGACCTCGTTGTCGTACTCGTCGTTCTTGGTCCACAGCTCGATCTGGGCGATCACCTGGTTCGAGAAGCTGTTGCTCATCACGAACGACGGGTGCCCGGTCGCGTTGCCGAGGTTCAACAGCCGGCCTTCGGACAGCACGATGATCGACTTGCCGGAGTCTCCGAATACCCACTCGTCGACCTGAGGCTTGATGTTGATCCGGGTGGCGCCCGAGCGCTCCAGGCGCGCCATCTCGATCTCGTCGTCGAAGTGACCGATGTTGCCCAGGATCGCCTGGTGCTTCATCGCCTTCATGTGCTCGAGCGTGATGATGCCCTGGTTACCGGTCGCGGTGATGACGATGTCCGCCCAGCCGATCGCCTCTTCTACCGACTTGACCTCGAAGCCGTCCATCAGCGCCTGCAATGCGTTG
It encodes the following:
- a CDS encoding heme-binding protein, whose product is MLTARATRRLVVPALAGAATCAALLGVSPLANADNVGQNPPGCTAADMEGVRAGVDASTSAYLFTHPDLNGFMNSLQHLSRAQAAEHITGYMETHPQENAEMIGIRQPLTDIKNHCGSLVSP
- a CDS encoding lipase family protein, producing the protein MLRGVVVAVVLALAACFAPLAHADDDPTIDDHNPYFNEDEYQAFYEPPSPLPPGQPGDLIRTEPSRLVLEPSGQLGMIMANGTRIMYRSTDARGNPMAVTGTYFEPFNAWPGKGPRPLIVYGPGTQGQGDQCAPSRQFNQGIHWSPWLDLAFNYEELFVSTMVARGFAIVMTDYQGLGTPGLHTYVNRVAQADAMLDAGRAAMRLPGTSLDPHGPVAFWGYSQGGGAAAAAAELASSYAPDLHVVGTYAGAPPADLKELFPYADGSALVGAVAYALNSVISTYPEFEQAIRSKLTPRGADFLYKVQDQCVAETITKFMFRHLQPYFNEDINQLVKEEPFASLFDMQKIGKYRPNAPVMILSNRFDPLVPYGPAAQLGRDWCAQGADVQFWTNEEPPFLNKLVVNHALPMLVDGERAMQWVADRFNGLPTTPNCGQF